The sequence AGGTCGCCGCTAGGACAATCATTGGTCACCGTCAATCCTAGGAGATCGAACCCGCGTCGGGCGAGGATTTCAAGGAGCTTTGGCCGCTTCGGTTCAAATACAACTTCGCTCTCCCAGCCGGCCCTGGTGAACACCTCGTCGATCATCAAGGCGCCGAAGCTGTGCTGGTCACCGGGCACGGGAGCAAACAGCGCCGTTCGCGGTGCGGTAACCGCGTGCAGGATCACCGGTGATCGCATCGCGATGATCCGCATCACTTCCTGCAGGCGCCAAAGACCCATCGTGACATCGACGAAGTCACATTCGTCCGCTTCCCACAATTCGCCCAACTTGCGGGCTGAAGGGGCCAGCAGTTCGACATAGATCTGTTCCACCGCGACGCCGCGCGAAAGGAACTGTTCGATCGCGTCGAGCAGTTCGCTGGCCTCAAGGTGCAATGGCTGGGCTGCGAACCGCGCGATCTCTTCTGCGCTAAGGGTTGAAACGGGTTCGGTCATCCGACTCGGCCGGCGCAGCTGATCCCATCGGTCATTGCGATGGGCCATCAACAGTCGTGGAATAATGTCACCCTCAACCATCCGCGACAGGTTCGGCAAACTGGATGCGTGTATTGCACCCGGCCGACTCGACCGAGGCCCGGAGGCCTGGGCTGCGGTTCGTTCACTGCCAGTTCCCTTAGCCATCGGCCTCTCCCCGGCGTGGCATCGGCGCGTATCGCGTCAATCCGAAGTGACTCCGTATCGAGTCGAGGTGTCCGGACACTATGCAGGCTAGGCCGATCACGCCGGTTCTGCAAATCAAGAATTGTCCAATTTATTTGTCGTCAAGATTGATTGACACTTTGCCGAAGGCGGGCGTAGTCTCTGCATTGGAATTTGGAGTCTGAAGACTGGCAATGGCACGGGATGAACATCATCCGTCGGCCGGAGGGGAAACGCTCGGTCACCCGCTTACGGGAAAGGCGCTCTACACAGCGGAGGAGCGCCGCCGGCGCGACGAATCCCCCTGGACCATCGTGCAAGGGGTCTTGGCCCCGCTCCAGTTCGTTGTCTTCCTGATCAGCCTGACCTTGGTGCTGCGCTATCTCGCAACCGGCCACGGGGCGGCGGCGGCTGATGCCTCGATCGTCATCAAAACCCTGGTTTTGTACACTATCATGATCACCGGCTCGATCTGGGAAAAGCGGGTCTTCGGCAAGTGGCTGTTTGCCCGCCCGTTCTTCTGGGAAGATGTCTTCTCGATGCTCGTGCTGGCGCTGCACACGGCCTACCTGGCCATGCTGCTGGGCGGATATGGCACGGTGGGCGAGCGCATGCTGCTCGCGCTGGCGGCCTATCTGACTTACCTGATTAATGCCGGGCAGTTCCTGCTCAAGCTGCGTGCAGCGCGACTCGAAGCCGGGCCTCGACTGGCGGTGGCCGGATGACCGAGCTCATCGCCCTTGCTGCACCGGGTAGCGATTGCGCGCCGGTGCTGCGCGAGCGGGGGCAGCGGGAGGTTTTCTGCGGGCTCACCGGCATCATCTGGCTGCATCGCAAGATGCAGGACGCGTTCTTCCTGGTTGTCGGTTCACGCACCTGCGCCCATCTGCTGCAAAGCGCGGCTGGCGTGATGATCTTTGCCGAACCGCGGTTTGCCACGGCAATCATCGAAGAGCGTGATCTGGCCGGCATGGCTGACTGTCAGGACGAGCTGGATCGCGTCGTGCGCCGCCTGCTGTCGCGGCGGCCGGAAATCCGCACGCTGTTCCTGGTCGGCTCGTGCCCCAGCGAGGTCATCAAGCTGGACCTGGCCAAGGCTGCCCAGCGACTCGGCACCCAGTTCGCGCCGCAGGTCCGCATCCTCAACTATTCAGGCAGCGGGATCGAAACGACCTTTACCGAAGGCGAGGACGCTTGCCTTGCCGCGCTCGTGCCGGAAATGCCGACCCAGGCCAGGGGCGCTGCGGCTGAGCTGCTGGTGGTGGGTACGCTGCCGGATATCGTCGAAGACCAGTTCCTCCGGCTCTTTGCCGAGTTGGGGATTGCCCGCGTGGGCGTGCTTCCGGCGCGCAATGCGGCCGATCTTCCCACGGTCGGCCCGGCGACGCGCTATCTGCTGGCCCAGCCGTTCCTGACCGAGACCGCCCGGGCGCTAGAGGATCGCGGTGCCAAGCGGCTGGACGCGCTGTTTCCGTTCGGCGCGGAGGGCACGACCGACTGGCTCCGCGCCGCAGCCATGGCCTTTGGCATCGATGAGATGCACTTCAACCGCGTGATCGCACCGGGCCGCGAACGGGCCAAGCGCGCGATCGAACACAGCCGCCAGCGGCTGGAAGGCAAGCGCATCACCTTCCTGCCCGATTCGCAGCTGGAAGTGCCGCTGGCGCGCTTCCTCGCCACCGAACTCGGGATGGTGCCGGTCGAGGTGGGGACCCCCTATCTCAACCGCCAGATCAACGCGCGCGAACTGGCGCTGCTGCCGGACACAGTCCGGCTGAGCGAGGGCCAGCATGTCGATCGCCAGCTTGATCGTGTCCGCGCCGATCGGCCTGACCTGACGGTCTGCGGCCTGGGTCTCGCCAATCCGCTCGAAGCGGAAGGACTTTCTACCAAGTGGGCGATCGAACTGGTCTTCTCGCCGATCCATGGCTTTGAGCAAGCCGGAGACCTTGCCGAACTGTTCGCCCGGCCGCTGCGGCGACGCGACGTGTTGAGGGTCTAGGGCGATGCAGCTTTCCGTCTGGACATATGAAGGCCCGCCCCACGTTGGCGCGATGCGCGTGGCGACCGCGATGGAGGGAATGCACTATGTCCTCCATGCGCCGCAGGGCGATACCTATGCCGATCTGCTGTTCACGATGATCGAGCGGCGCGGCAAGCGCCCGCCGGTCACCTATACCACCTTCCAGGCGCGCGATCTGGGCAAGGATACGGCGCAGCTGTTTCAGGATGCCGCGCGCGACGCGCTTGACCGGTTCAAGCCGCAGGCGCTGATGGTGGGCGCATCGTGCACCGCCGAACTGATCCAGGATGACCCCGCTGGTCTGGCCGAGGCGATGCAGCTTGATTGCCCGGTCATCCCGCTGGAGCTGCCAAGCTATCAGCGCAAGGAAAACTGGGGCGCGGCGGAAAGCTTCTATCAGGTGGTGCGCCATCTGGCCGACCAGACCGTGCGCCCGCGCGGCGGGCCGGTGGCGCTGGTCAACATTCTGGGGCCTGCCGCGCTTGGATTCCGTCACCGCGACGATGTGATCGAAGTGCGCAAGATTCTCGACGCCCTGGGCATCGAGGTGAACATGGTGGCACCGCTGGGCGCCTCACCCAATGATATTCGACGGATTGGCGCGGCGGATTTCAACATCGTGCTTTATCCCGAGATCGGCGAGGAAGCCGCCCGCTGGCTGGAAAAGACGTTTTCCCAGCCGGCGATCCGCAACGTGCCGATCGGGGTAGGGGCAACGCGGGAATTCATTCGTGCCGTGGCCGCGCTGGCTGGGGCCGATCCGGCTGCCGCGCTGGATGATGACGGATCGCGGATGCCGTGGTGGAGCCGCTCGGTCGACTCAACCTACCTCACCGGCAAGCGCGTCTTCATCTTTGGCGATGCCACCCATGCCGTTGCCGCGGCCCGGATCGCACACGAAGAGCTCGGCTTCGCAGTCTGCGGCCTGGGCTGTTACAACCGCGAATTCGCGCGGGACGTGCGGGATGCGGCCAAGCGCTATGGCATCGAACCGCTGATTACCGACGATCACCTTGAAGTCGAGGAGGCCATTGCCGCCGCCTCGCCGGAACTGGTGCTCGGGACGCAAATGGAACGGCATATTGCCAAGCGGCTGGGCCTGCCCTGCGCGGTCATTTCCGCGCCGGTGCATGTCCAGGATTTCCCCGCGCGCCATTCGCCGCAGATGGGGTTCGAAGGGGCCAATGTCATCTTCGACAGCTGGGTTCATCCGCTGGTGATGGGGCTGGAGGAGCACCTGCTCACCATGTTCCGCGATGATTTCGAGTTCTCCGACGGGGCTGGGGCATCGCATCTGCATGGTCACGGTGCGCAGGTCGCCGTGCCTCTCGCCGAGCCAGCCAACGACGCCGAGCTCGCCGCGCTCTGGACTGCCGAGGCGGAACGCGAGCTCAAGAAGATTCCATTTTTCGTGCGCGGCAAGGCACGCCGCAACACCGAAGCCTTTGCCGCCGAACAGGGGCGCGGCGCGATCGATCTGGCAACCCTCTACGACGCGAAGGCGCACTATGGCCGGTAGCTTCACTCCCCCCGTGCGCGTCACGATCGTGACGCTGGACCACCACCTCAAAGGG comes from Novosphingobium ginsenosidimutans and encodes:
- the bchF gene encoding 2-vinyl bacteriochlorophyllide hydratase; the protein is MARDEHHPSAGGETLGHPLTGKALYTAEERRRRDESPWTIVQGVLAPLQFVVFLISLTLVLRYLATGHGAAAADASIVIKTLVLYTIMITGSIWEKRVFGKWLFARPFFWEDVFSMLVLALHTAYLAMLLGGYGTVGERMLLALAAYLTYLINAGQFLLKLRAARLEAGPRLAVAG
- a CDS encoding cobalamin B12-binding domain-containing protein, producing the protein MTEPVSTLSAEEIARFAAQPLHLEASELLDAIEQFLSRGVAVEQIYVELLAPSARKLGELWEADECDFVDVTMGLWRLQEVMRIIAMRSPVILHAVTAPRTALFAPVPGDQHSFGALMIDEVFTRAGWESEVVFEPKRPKLLEILARRGFDLLGLTVTNDCPSGDLAELISAIRSVSRNPEIRVLIGGRAINIDPTLHVAAGADGTASDAVSAVVLAEQLVAETRSALCQN
- the bchB gene encoding ferredoxin:protochlorophyllide reductase (ATP-dependent) subunit B — translated: MQLSVWTYEGPPHVGAMRVATAMEGMHYVLHAPQGDTYADLLFTMIERRGKRPPVTYTTFQARDLGKDTAQLFQDAARDALDRFKPQALMVGASCTAELIQDDPAGLAEAMQLDCPVIPLELPSYQRKENWGAAESFYQVVRHLADQTVRPRGGPVALVNILGPAALGFRHRDDVIEVRKILDALGIEVNMVAPLGASPNDIRRIGAADFNIVLYPEIGEEAARWLEKTFSQPAIRNVPIGVGATREFIRAVAALAGADPAAALDDDGSRMPWWSRSVDSTYLTGKRVFIFGDATHAVAAARIAHEELGFAVCGLGCYNREFARDVRDAAKRYGIEPLITDDHLEVEEAIAAASPELVLGTQMERHIAKRLGLPCAVISAPVHVQDFPARHSPQMGFEGANVIFDSWVHPLVMGLEEHLLTMFRDDFEFSDGAGASHLHGHGAQVAVPLAEPANDAELAALWTAEAERELKKIPFFVRGKARRNTEAFAAEQGRGAIDLATLYDAKAHYGR
- a CDS encoding ferredoxin:protochlorophyllide reductase (ATP-dependent) subunit N, with the protein product MTELIALAAPGSDCAPVLRERGQREVFCGLTGIIWLHRKMQDAFFLVVGSRTCAHLLQSAAGVMIFAEPRFATAIIEERDLAGMADCQDELDRVVRRLLSRRPEIRTLFLVGSCPSEVIKLDLAKAAQRLGTQFAPQVRILNYSGSGIETTFTEGEDACLAALVPEMPTQARGAAAELLVVGTLPDIVEDQFLRLFAELGIARVGVLPARNAADLPTVGPATRYLLAQPFLTETARALEDRGAKRLDALFPFGAEGTTDWLRAAAMAFGIDEMHFNRVIAPGRERAKRAIEHSRQRLEGKRITFLPDSQLEVPLARFLATELGMVPVEVGTPYLNRQINARELALLPDTVRLSEGQHVDRQLDRVRADRPDLTVCGLGLANPLEAEGLSTKWAIELVFSPIHGFEQAGDLAELFARPLRRRDVLRV